The Salvia miltiorrhiza cultivar Shanhuang (shh) chromosome 1, IMPLAD_Smil_shh, whole genome shotgun sequence genome has a window encoding:
- the LOC131023173 gene encoding uncharacterized protein LOC131023173 — protein MPPKGKATRAAKGKGKATGSSSRSSRAAPPVSEFSPAHFGVELPDDVSLKNWEKLIHIPVKPTKYICPTTVEKLGIQDDVWAMVDRAGLRQVFTGNWHTYRILTIEFLSTLKIKYDRTIPTECQFRLLNKDYGMTCNNFNDILESPRSGIYGVAGFQPQQLWAAMADLTLEDTKHFVTGRAKAKALRNPVFRYIQRVMAYNYFARENVGNLRSDELLHLNCMLTGDKIDLAPQLLDQFHSQLTSPTASIGIGGFVTALALDLELEITETAVSEDILVDLKVLKAAGHVADGRNLYWVLKPKLYFPLPNPHLTTVLDVADHSNWLLNTPEHLNLIRQRPPATQARRSVARDEAAEEEAAYEAGGDVPQESEAGTSSYFPHHHAPPPPPVGYDFNAMEQRLYGHMDAGFATMQQHMYGHMDAGFQNLQTNMYGHVDNQFAAFQRQQQGYFDAQFEAERAARLRQHEEYMRQHAAYMRSMNDWQRAFPGPPQDPQDPPAP, from the coding sequence ATGCCTCCAAAGGGGAAAGCAACCCGGGCCGCCAAGGGAAAGGGCAAAGCCACTGGCTCGTCCTCAAGAAGCAGCCGTGCGGCGCCGCCGGTTTCAGAGTTCTCACCGGCTCACTTCGGTGTGGAACTCCCTGATGATGTCTCACTGAAGAACTGGGAGAAGCTCATCCACATCCCGGTCAAGCCCACAAAGTACATCTGTCCAACCACTGTGGAGAAGTTGGGCATCCAGGATGATGTTTGGGCTATGGTCGATCGCGCGGGACTTCGACAGGTTTTCACAGGGAACTGGCACACTTATCGGATTCTCACGATTGAGTTCCTTTccactttgaagatcaaatatgaTCGGACCATTCCCACGGAGTGCCAATTCCGCTTGCTCAACAAGGATTACGGGATGACTTGCAACAATTTcaatgacattcttgaaagTCCGCGGAGCGGGATATATGGTGTTGCCGGTTTTCAACCGCAGCAGTTATGGGCTGCCATGGCTGATTTGACTCTTGAGGACACCAAGCATTTCGTCACTGGCCGTGCAAAGGCCAAAGCATTGAGAAACCCGGTCTTCAGATACATACAGCGGGTGATGGCCTACAATTACTTTGCTCGGGAGAATGTGGGCAACCTACGTTCTGACGAATTGCTTCATTTGAACTGTATGCTCACCGGTGACAAGATTGATTTAGCCCCTCAGTTGCTAGATCAATTTCACAGTCAGCTCACCTCCCCGACCGCCTCCATTGGCATTGGAGGATTTGTCACCGCCCTTGCTCTCGACTTGGAACTTGAGATCACGGAGACCGCGGTTTCTGAAGACATATTGGTGGATTTGAAAGTGCTCAAAGCAGCGGGACACGTCGCGGATGGCCGGAACTTGTATTGGGTCTTGAAGCCAAAGCTATACTTTCCATTGCCAAACCCACACTTGACCACCGTGTTGGATGTGGCAGATCATTCAAACTGGCTGCTGAACACCCCGGAGCACCTCAACCTCATACGCCAGCGCCCACCGGCAACACAGGCAAGACGGTCAGTGGCAAGAGATGAAGCTGCAGAGGAGGAAGCAGCTTATGAAGCAGGGGGCGACGTGCCCCAAGAGTCTGAGGCGGGGACTTCATCCTACTTTCCCCACCATCATgcacctccgccgccgcccgTTGGATATGATTTTAATGCCATGGAGCAGCGGCTCTATGGCCACATGGATGCCGGGTTTGCCACGATGCAGCAGCATATGTATGGCCACATGGATGCAGGTTTCCAAAACCTGCAAACCAACATGTACGGCCACGTGGACAATCAATTCGCTGCGTTTCAGAGGCAGCAACAGGGCTACTTTGATGCCCAATTTGAAGCTGAGCGCGCTGCCCGACTACGGCAACATGAGGAGTATATGCGCCAACATGCGGCGTATATGAGGTCGATGAACGATTGGCAGCGAGCCTTCCCAGGACCGCCGCAGGATCCTCAGGACCCGCCAGCCCCTTGA